CTCCGGTGGTTACCCCGAAGATCACCGGTTTCAGAGACCGGTGCGCGGGGGTCGATCAAAATGGTTCGTGGCTTAGGGTCATGGGCCATCGATCCCCTTGCCGCGCCACACCCGGATTGCGGCGCAGAGCGAGAGCAAGAAGAGCACGGAAAACAGCATGACCGCCTCGTCGAAGTGCGCCGCGAGCAAAGCGCCGGCAGCGGTCCCCGAGAGTGTGAGCGCAAGGAGCGGCACATGACAGGGGCAGGTGATGAGCGCGAGAAAGCCCAGGACGCGGCTCCACCGGCGGCGCCGTGCGGGAGCGGGGTCATGCGTGAGAATGAGCTCGTCAGTTTTGATCATCGCCATCTCCCCAGAGAATTGAAATACACGCGATCAGCCGCCGAGGGAGGCTTTTCTTCGCCCCCTACCGGCTCAGCTCCTCGACTTATTTGGGCTTGGACGCCACTTTTTTTTTCTCGCTTCTCTCGTCGGCGCTTCTCTGCATCGGTCTCCTTCCGCGGATCTAGCCACATGAAGCTTAACTGCCACACCGCGGCTAGTATCAGCCCGATTGCAGCCAACCCTAATCCAATCGTCTCGAGAGTGCCTGATTCCATAGCGGACCCTATTTCATCCTGCGCAGCAGGACAGTTGTTTCACGTCTTTGGTGAAGGTCTGGGCGCAGAGCTTGAGCCCCTCGACCATGGTGAGGTACGGGAAGAGCTGATTGGCAAGGCCCTGCACCGTCAAGCGGTGACGGATGGCGAGCACCGCCGTCTGGATCACTTCCCCGCCTTCTCCGGCCAGTACCTGGGCCCCGAGCAGCCGCCCGCTCTCGCGCTCGGACACGAGCTTGATAAAGCCCCGGGTGTCGAAGTTCGCGAGCGCCCGTGGCACGTTGTCCAGGCTCAAGGTGCGGCTCTCGACCTTAAAGCCCTGCTCGCTCGCCTGCGCCGCCGTCAGGCCCACGGTCGCGACTTGCGGATCGGTGAACACGACCTCGGGCACGGCCGATAGGTCCAAGGCCGCCTCCCCGCCCAACATGTTGATCGCTGCACGGGTGCCGGCCGCTGCGGCGACGTACACGAACTGCGGCTGGGTCGTGCAGTCCCCGGCCGCATAGATATACTCGGCGCTGGTCCGCAGGTGATCGTCGACGACGATGGCGCCGCGCTTGTCTGTGTTGATCCCGACCTTCTCGAGCCCCAGGCCGGCCGTGTTCGGTGCGCGGCCCGTCGCTACCAGCAGGCGATCGCCCATGAGGGTCTCCCGGTCTATCTCGACGCTGAACCGCTTGCGGAACCAGCGCCTCCCGTAGCGCACCTGCTTCACGGCGGTGTGGGTCAGGATGCGCATGCCTTCGCCTTCGAGCGCCGCTTTAAGCCCTTCCCCGATGGCCGGATCGGTCTTAGACAGCAGGGTCGAGCGCGCGATGAGTGTCACCTTCGAGCCCAGGCGCAGAAACGCCTGTCCGAGCTCCAGCGCGACCACCGAGCCCCCGTAGACGATGAGGTGCTCCGGCAATCGTTCCGCCACGAGCGCCTCGGTCGAGGTCCAGTAGGGGGTGTCCTTGAGACCCGGAGTCTCGGGGAGGGCGGGGGAGGCGCCGGTTCCGATCAGCACGCGGTCGGCACGCAGCCTCCGCTCCTGGCCCCCCGGTTCTTTCACCACCAGGGCTCTCCCCATGGTGAAGTGCGCGGATCCGCGTAAGAGCGTGATCCTGGGATTGGATTCTAGGATGCTTTCGTACTTGGCATGCCGCAGCTCT
The genomic region above belongs to Pseudomonadota bacterium and contains:
- a CDS encoding mercury resistance protein, which encodes MIKTDELILTHDPAPARRRRWSRVLGFLALITCPCHVPLLALTLSGTAAGALLAAHFDEAVMLFSVLFLLSLCAAIRVWRGKGIDGP
- the merA gene encoding mercury(II) reductase, whose product is MNVQTLRITGMTCDQCAKSIEETLAGMRGVMEAQVSYDEGTARIKTEAGIYSAKLIDTVQGKGFGAEVLDRKGSTVGKEVSHRPRIPVVDTPTPSAKPRLGSRGALHIAIVGSGGAAFACAIRAAEEGATVTLIERGILGGTCVNVGCVPSKIMIRAAHLAHLQSDHPFDGIKKRAAVLDRRALLAQQQGRVEELRHAKYESILESNPRITLLRGSAHFTMGRALVVKEPGGQERRLRADRVLIGTGASPALPETPGLKDTPYWTSTEALVAERLPEHLIVYGGSVVALELGQAFLRLGSKVTLIARSTLLSKTDPAIGEGLKAALEGEGMRILTHTAVKQVRYGRRWFRKRFSVEIDRETLMGDRLLVATGRAPNTAGLGLEKVGINTDKRGAIVVDDHLRTSAEYIYAAGDCTTQPQFVYVAAAAGTRAAINMLGGEAALDLSAVPEVVFTDPQVATVGLTAAQASEQGFKVESRTLSLDNVPRALANFDTRGFIKLVSERESGRLLGAQVLAGEGGEVIQTAVLAIRHRLTVQGLANQLFPYLTMVEGLKLCAQTFTKDVKQLSCCAG